Genomic window (Pieris rapae chromosome 4, ilPieRapa1.1, whole genome shotgun sequence):
GCTCTAGTGGATTGTTCGGGCTAATATCTGCTACTGAATTTCATAAACAGACTTCACTAATTCTAATTCCACAATTCGACGCTTTTTAAGGCACTTCCTGTCGCGCACTACTTCTTTATGGAAGCACCTGGAAGTACCGAACCCATACTTAGGCCTGGTGGATGCCTGCCATAAAGAGTCGCAAACACACCCGTTAATTCCAGGCGTCGCCGGTGTCCTTGGGCGGTAGTTAATACTTATATCTCCTGCTAGTCTTCCTCCTGTGCCGTATATGGAAATGGAAATCAGTGGCAGTTTTACAAACGAGTAATAACTAATTTTGACCTTTGGACTAAAAGCCACACtaacgaataaaaataactgtttcaGATGGCTCGGTCGTGGTTCAATGTTCGTGTTATCCTCAGCTCAGGCTAGAACACTGCTGAGCCGCGCCCGCGCAGGCCGTGGCGGCATCGACAAGCAATCTACACTAGTCGATATCGGCGCAGGAGACGGTGAAGTAAGCCGTAGATATGCAGACCTTTTTGGAACAAAGTATGCCACCGAGATATCTGCCTCTATGAGGAAAGTGCTTAGTGGCAAAGGATTTACGTGAGTATTGTCTATCGTAATTATGCTTCAATAGCtgtatgaatgaaaaaaaCGTTATTTTTAGGGACCTTTGCTTTATATTTctgcatatatgtatatcgaAAAACGACAATCGTGATTCAAAACCCATTTACTTCAGCCTTCCtttgcaaaaaatatcattattttagaCCTCAAATGTGCCGATCTCCCCACGATGTTTCCCTTCATATAAGCTAGTGTTTATAACGTACGAGTTTAGGGATAACACATGAAACAAAAAGATTACTCAGGcattcttagttttataagcgcgACGATTACCAAAATCGTTGGAGTTACGCCCTGTGAGCATAGCCAGACGCAAGCTCACTTCACTCACTTCATCATTTGCATTACATTAGTttcatagcaattaacatttaattaatcaccATTTATTCCTTTGTACACGAGTGTTAATTTAAacccaaaataaaattacctttatttaaagcatcctttttataaatttaaccattatacttaaaacgtaatattaattttatcatttatagaTCACGTTACgttcaaaatatttagtaaattaattacataatcatTCATGCTTTTCAGTGTGCTAGACGTGGAAGACTGGTGGAAAGGTCAAAAGTTCTCTTGTGTGTGCATGATGAATTTGGTAGACCGCTGCATGAGACCACGGACTATGCTGCAGCAGGCCAGGGAAGCGCTCACTTCAGACGGACTGTTGTTGCTGGCTCTTGTATTGCCATATAAGGCGTATGTTGAAGgtcagtaaattttattttttattttatttatttatcactacatttttctatcttaacagtaattactaatacgatagaattccaaaatcgcacaccaactattctagataaaaacattaaaaaaattaaacttatattcctaaatctatctatccataactaacaatatagctagctactcttgtgaactcagccagtgtacaaacaaataggtccaccTCAATAGAAACTCTGTTCACTATCCGTATTGCccgcgtgagtggcgctttgctaaTCAACTAagtattatcattaattacgCTTTCTCTCGAGAAATGACCAACCATTCTTCATACATATCAGACGATATACAGCTCATTAGCCTCCTTAAATAACTAGTTTCAAGGTAATTAATTcactataatatgtacatgTATTAAGgcggaaaatattaaaccagGCTTAGTTTCTtggctatttttttttacacccaGAGCGCGTTCTACAAGATGCCCGATTTGTGCACCTGTTTATCAACAATTTATCATTGTTGGAACACTGGAtcattaagttaaatattaaacttaggtAAACACTAACAATAACCAAAACAATTTtcatggaaaatattttactaaacttttgaatttatttgtttaacaaaaatttttgATCACATAATTCCAGCGACATCAGACCATAAGCCAGAAGAAAGACTGCCTATAGCAGGCATCACATTTGAAGAACAGGTCTCCTCGTTTGTGGAGTTCATGCGGGGTTTGGGCTGGGAGATCGCCAGCTGGTCCAGAGTTCCATATCTTTGCGAAGGAGACTTTTCCCAGGCTTATTACTGGCTTGACGACTCTATATATGTGTTTAGACCAATTGAGCCTTAAATCACCTATCATTTTATCCTATATTTATACGCCTTTACATTTATGGAAAACGACTTGGGTTTTGCACAGATTTTTCAATGTGCAAAACTTTCacctgtctcttttcatcacatcGTTAAACCCAATTTGACGGAAAGAGACATATGAAGGTTTTAGTGACGGTGTTTTATGATTACGgttatatactgtttttaataactattttgtaATAGATTTGTATGCAAATGGTGCCAACATATATGAGCAGCGCACAACTAGTACAAACTAAAGTGGACATTCCAATTAATTAAGACACTGATTATAAAGACGTAATAttcgaataaaaaaatctttaatttcgAATAAAACAATCACATTATTCTGCCGTTTTTTCGTCTAGGTTCCATATATAAAActgataatatttgtatggttTTGCATTATACAGCTATACGTAAATAATAAGTGCGCGTATACGTATACGCACGTATCATCAAACGCTACTAAAGTGGATAATCAGCAATTTCAAccaatatttcatttcattaattatccCTAGACGTCACTACCTCAGCCTGATAAAGTACATCGAATACCTGAACAATGACGAGTATTTTGAAAGATTATCTTAGTAATTTGAGTAAACTTACATTattgtacttatatattttattatcgatGTTTAACATTAGGCACTCTCAAACTTGCTTGTTGTGAAactatgatatttaaaatatctctaAAATTCTTGATGTGAAGATACTTGTTTTGCATAAACatgaatgttatattatttgtattttgccaTTGGGCTTTAAACCAAATTCCTATTGCATTCAGGCGAAAATTAACATTCTAAAAAGTACTATATGTGTTGTCATATTCaatgtatttctataaatttatactttatttaaaataattaaataagtgcaATAGTTATTTTGCGATCACTAAGTCTAATAAGATTTGATGTGATCAAAAGTGGTCATAACAAtagtaatttcataaaatggaatttttaagaatatctGAATGTTGTTTCTTAGATTTATCAGATCTCATATGTTACTTACCTTCGTACATCCtataaacattgtatttttaagtaaaattatatgccTATTGTTGTATGTgcgtaatattataatcattcCTTATTTCAtaggttttattaatactaatcTGTCAATTATTTAGTCGTGTATGtgtagtaaaataattcatattgtGTCGTTCTCaagtttttgaaaatcatATGAggaatcaaattaataaatttatatgtaccaTATATCGCTCTTTTATTTCATCCTGCCTATATCCTATACCAGTAAGTACTCTATAGCAATTTAACGAtcttttgatatatttcaGTATATTTTTCCTAAAGCAAGTACATATTTTGTGTGAAATTTAGTAACCTTACGATATCAACTGCAAGGCATCCGTTTCgttgatattttgtatgaaatgttaatcgacaattattaaatcaacgacaattgtttttaatatttaagagtGATAACCAAGTAGAACACGAAGGTGGCTTATCAAAGGTCAtaatggttttaaataaaagaagttttttcaaatcaattgatttattttaagcacTGTCTCcgttactttaaaatttatacgtaAATTACATGGCAAGGCCgattacaatacaattagTTACATCTATACATGACATTGCCCACACACACTTGTACAAAGAACTGTATTCATCTCACAAAATGTTCAGAATACgcataaaattacattatcaaCTAAATTAGCACAATCACTGGGTTTAAAGATTCTCcgactttaaataaaaattactaaatgtATTAGCTATTGGTGCAAAACAAGGAATATTCCAGTGTTCAGTACAAGTGTGTATCAGACCctatacataaattttgaaaatcagACTAAAAATAAAGCCAAAAACATTCTAATTTTATCACAGTTTTAAGATGCCCAGATTGTAAAAATACCGAAAGAAAATGCTTACATCGAGATTAATCACTACAACTACATTTGTATATAGTGAATACATTTTAAGCAAATAACGAAATATACTAAAGCTCAACTATaagaatatacaaaaacaactgAAAATTATAGCTATAAAGAAATTGTGCGAGATTACAAAatctattttgtataaaaccgATATGTTCCAACTGCCACCgctgaaattaattttgactagaaatacattaatacaagAGATTCGCATAggatttaatacttatttcgAGTAATTAGTGAAACTTAGGTCTATTGACGATAGCCTCCTATTAAGATGCGATTATACTAACTTCTATATAACTTATGGTAAAGGAGTCGAGACTAAACGCAAACTGTTACTCCAAGGTACAAGAGTAATACTTTACTCTGTCTCGACTAAAACTCTACCAAAGTCAGTGTGATGTCAAATCAATCAATCCTTACATTACAACCTCTATAAAGATAGCGccaaactatattttattaaatgtttaattatttgctCCAATTTTATAACCCTTAATAAATGTGtggtaaattgtattatataaaaaatctactcTGAAGTAGTCAGAATCTACTACggctaaaaaaaaagaaacagaaaTTACGTCAATCATTACGCAAATCATTGCATGTATGGATTTTACTagaaattttagatatttctataatttgtcattatatataatgtatataaatatagtttggCCTATCTATACAACTTACCTAATACAAAACAGGCTATGCCCCAATTATTGCACTTTAATTTTCACGAAATTTTGCAGTTACGTGATGTTTTGGAAGAAAAGCgttcaatataaatactaatctataaataagaaatcaaAATGatgtttagaatttttaaattacaaccACTTTCTGCCAATTTGCAGTAAAATAGgtttaacaaacataaaaaataattcaggaAGATTCGAATACGAGTCTCAACGCGCTGAGTTGTTTCTTTACTTATATAGTTGATTAACcatttattaatcaataaaagattaaaaatgtgACATTCAGaagctgaaaatattttaaagaaacccGAACATCAGTGTACTGTTAAACAAAACGACTCTGAGTACGGATGAAAATCccgtaaaacttaatataagaaaatacgaTAGACAATAGAACTATGCTATACAAGCGTTAGCCTACACAAGTTACTTGCAGTCTTCAATACTAATCTAACACGAGACAAGAGATGGCGCTGCATTACAAAGGAGGTGTTTTgtgaattgtattattaaactacaaatacagaaaaactcacaatttttttaaaattattgtttgaagTTTTTACATTATCTCAATTGTTGTGCGTAATCTATGATACaagtttttaatcaaatttttttaacaggtCTATTTAACTCTTGCTGTAAATTTCATACCAGATTACCAAATCTCAgaagaaacacaaaaaaaaattataattaatgatctTCGTGTTTCTTTACAATACAATCTTGCGACTACGCACCAGGAGCgctatatttttcatatgaaaTCATTTAGGTCTATCTTTCTATATAAACGTGTCCTAAAGAAAGATGTAAAACACCTCCTAAATTCCATTAACACTCTCCAATAcaaactgtatatttttatattaaaagcagacatttttttttctcgagATTTCTTATTGAATTAACTTCATTACTTTGACGTGATGTTAgacaagttattttaaaattatgaacgaggcaaatatgtatatttgacGTCATCATTCAAAACAACTGGacgaaaagtttttatatttttgatttttttttccaaaccAATGATTTCCATTGTCGTACAAATACTATATGcgataaataatcttatataattaGAGTCTAACTATGTCTATTACACTTCTATCACAGTGTAAATAATGCACTTAAGACTTACTTCAATGAGACAATCCTAACGCAATACAACAACTAtacataaacttaaaaatacataatgtaattaattatttaaaggcaTCCGGAAAAATGTATGTGATACTTGCGTAAATTATAGGTATGACACAAAATATGTGTGTATTATGTGTATCAAAAGCCTTGTGAAATGTTCGAATCTCGCGTTTTGTAATTACTTAAAAGTTCATCAGCTTCCAAAGCCATTTATTTCCTCGGGATCCTAACCTAGTATCTCTGGATTCTACTCACCAGTTACTcgattaaatgtaaaatatttaattttaccgaCAATATCGACCTATTTATGTGAATGTGAATTTACATCAGCGATATTGtggatattatgtaaattaattatatactttattttcttgACAGTATTGTATTGGCATAGTCTgcaaggataaataaatataataataaattt
Coding sequences:
- the LOC111003014 gene encoding protein-L-histidine N-pros-methyltransferase isoform X3, with product MASSGLNGLYRPRSALARAMYEKHRNDRYLQEFDQNEWYQVDKSKLSPDLQEKFVQLHPDKETQEFLSTSIDKSSWVWTQVWYILAKSFLRHFWTTTDINGWLGRGSMFVLSSAQARTLLSRARAGRGGIDKQSTLVDIGAGDGEVSRRYADLFGTKYATEISASMRKVLSGKGFTVLDVEDWWKGQKFSCVCMMNLVDRCMRPRTMLQQAREALTSDGLLLLALVLPYKAYVEATSDHKPEERLPIAGITFEEQVSSFVEFMRGLGWEIASWSRVPYLCEGDFSQAYYWLDDSIYVFRPIEP
- the LOC111003014 gene encoding protein-L-histidine N-pros-methyltransferase isoform X4, whose product is MEITKRSPYSFHKLKIPNVEKSWYQVDKSKLSPDLQEKFVQLHPDKETQEFLSTSIDKSSWVWTQVWYILAKSFLRHFWTTTDINGWLGRGSMFVLSSAQARTLLSRARAGRGGIDKQSTLVDIGAGDGEVSRRYADLFGTKYATEISASMRKVLSGKGFTVLDVEDWWKGQKFSCVCMMNLVDRCMRPRTMLQQAREALTSDGLLLLALVLPYKAYVEATSDHKPEERLPIAGITFEEQVSSFVEFMRGLGWEIASWSRVPYLCEGDFSQAYYWLDDSIYVFRPIEP
- the LOC111003014 gene encoding protein-L-histidine N-pros-methyltransferase isoform X1, with translation MMSAVLREIVIKGALEKKEEREYREVCPKHEHFELLDWELNLPLERRIRYEEMASSGLNGLYRPRSALARAMYEKHRNDRYLQEFDQNEWYQVDKSKLSPDLQEKFVQLHPDKETQEFLSTSIDKSSWVWTQVWYILAKSFLRHFWTTTDINGWLGRGSMFVLSSAQARTLLSRARAGRGGIDKQSTLVDIGAGDGEVSRRYADLFGTKYATEISASMRKVLSGKGFTVLDVEDWWKGQKFSCVCMMNLVDRCMRPRTMLQQAREALTSDGLLLLALVLPYKAYVEATSDHKPEERLPIAGITFEEQVSSFVEFMRGLGWEIASWSRVPYLCEGDFSQAYYWLDDSIYVFRPIEP
- the LOC111003014 gene encoding protein-L-histidine N-pros-methyltransferase isoform X2; the encoded protein is MCNMEYREVCPKHEHFELLDWELNLPLERRIRYEEMASSGLNGLYRPRSALARAMYEKHRNDRYLQEFDQNEWYQVDKSKLSPDLQEKFVQLHPDKETQEFLSTSIDKSSWVWTQVWYILAKSFLRHFWTTTDINGWLGRGSMFVLSSAQARTLLSRARAGRGGIDKQSTLVDIGAGDGEVSRRYADLFGTKYATEISASMRKVLSGKGFTVLDVEDWWKGQKFSCVCMMNLVDRCMRPRTMLQQAREALTSDGLLLLALVLPYKAYVEATSDHKPEERLPIAGITFEEQVSSFVEFMRGLGWEIASWSRVPYLCEGDFSQAYYWLDDSIYVFRPIEP